A single region of the Winslowiella toletana genome encodes:
- a CDS encoding sugar efflux transporter: protein MKSLLTRRRRINPVYVAFMAVSFMVGIAGALQAPTLSLFLSREVEVRPFWVGLFYTVNAIAGIAVSLLLAKRSDSRGDRRMLILFCCLMALLNALLFAFNRHYLTLITAGVFLSALASVAMPQIFALAREYADSSAREVVMFSSVMRAQLSLAWVIGPPLSFALALNYGFTTMFIVAAALFVICLALIWFALPSVPRVEQSPEVLLTQISAWKDKNVRMLFIASMMMWTCNTMYIIDMPLYISSVLGLPERLAGLLMGTAAGLEIPAMLLAGHYVKRFGKRNMMLFAIASGVLFYLGLVLFQSRTMLMVIQIFNAVFIGIIAGIGMLYFQDLMPGRPGAATTLFTNSISTGVILAGILQGALAETWGHYSVYWMTLALSLVALGLSMRVKDV from the coding sequence ATGAAATCGCTGCTGACCCGTCGTCGTCGCATCAATCCGGTTTATGTCGCTTTTATGGCAGTCTCTTTTATGGTTGGCATCGCCGGTGCCTTGCAGGCTCCGACCCTGAGCCTGTTTCTCAGCCGCGAAGTGGAAGTCCGGCCGTTCTGGGTTGGGCTGTTTTATACCGTTAATGCCATTGCCGGAATTGCGGTAAGCCTGCTACTGGCGAAGCGATCTGACAGCCGTGGCGATCGGCGGATGCTGATTCTGTTTTGCTGCCTGATGGCGCTGCTGAATGCGTTGCTGTTTGCTTTTAATCGTCACTATCTGACGCTGATTACCGCCGGCGTTTTTCTTTCGGCGCTGGCCAGCGTGGCGATGCCGCAGATTTTTGCTCTGGCGCGCGAATATGCCGACAGTTCGGCGCGAGAAGTGGTGATGTTCAGTTCAGTGATGCGCGCCCAGCTGTCGCTGGCATGGGTGATTGGGCCGCCGCTCTCTTTCGCACTGGCGCTGAATTATGGTTTTACCACCATGTTTATCGTGGCCGCCGCGCTGTTTGTTATCTGCCTGGCGCTGATCTGGTTTGCTTTGCCGTCGGTTCCGCGCGTTGAGCAGTCGCCGGAAGTGCTGCTGACGCAAATCAGTGCGTGGAAAGATAAAAATGTGCGCATGTTGTTTATCGCTTCGATGATGATGTGGACCTGTAACACCATGTATATCATCGATATGCCACTGTATATCAGCAGCGTGCTTGGGCTACCCGAACGACTGGCAGGCTTACTGATGGGGACGGCCGCCGGGCTGGAGATTCCGGCGATGCTGCTGGCGGGGCACTACGTAAAACGCTTCGGTAAGCGCAATATGATGCTGTTTGCCATTGCTTCAGGCGTGCTGTTTTACCTTGGGCTGGTGCTGTTTCAGTCGCGCACCATGCTGATGGTTATTCAGATCTTTAACGCGGTGTTTATCGGAATTATTGCCGGTATTGGCATGCTCTATTTTCAGGATTTGATGCCGGGCCGTCCCGGCGCGGCAACCACGCTGTTTACCAACAGTATTTCAACCGGCGTGATTCTGGCGGGGATTCTGCAGGGCGCGCTGGCGGAAACCTGGGGGCATTATTCGGTGTACTGGATGACGCTGGCATTATCGCTGGTGGCGCTGGGGCTGTCGATGCGGGTAAAAGATGTCTGA
- the leuD gene encoding 3-isopropylmalate dehydratase small subunit codes for MATKFTQHSGIVAPLDAANVDTDAIIPKQFLQKVTRTGFGVHLFNDWRYLDDAGEQPNPEFVLNKPEFKGASILLARENFGCGSSREHAPWALTDFGFHAVIAPSFADIFYGNSFNNQLLPVKLSEEQVDELFKKVAADPGIAFTVDLEKQEVIAGDRHYSFEIDSFRRHCMINGLDSIGLTLQHDAEIGDYETRQPAFLN; via the coding sequence ATGGCTACTAAATTTACTCAGCACAGCGGGATTGTCGCGCCGCTGGACGCGGCGAACGTCGATACTGATGCCATCATTCCTAAGCAGTTTCTGCAGAAAGTCACGCGTACCGGTTTTGGCGTGCACCTGTTTAACGACTGGCGTTACCTGGATGATGCCGGTGAGCAGCCGAACCCTGAGTTTGTGCTGAACAAGCCAGAATTCAAGGGTGCCAGCATTCTGCTGGCGCGTGAAAACTTCGGCTGTGGCTCTTCACGTGAACATGCGCCATGGGCACTGACTGATTTCGGTTTCCACGCGGTGATCGCCCCCAGCTTTGCCGATATCTTTTACGGCAACTCATTTAATAACCAGCTGTTGCCGGTTAAGCTGAGCGAAGAGCAAGTGGATGAGCTGTTTAAAAAGGTTGCTGCCGATCCGGGCATCGCCTTCACCGTCGATCTGGAAAAGCAGGAAGTGATCGCCGGCGATCGGCACTACAGTTTTGAGATCGACAGCTTCCGCCGTCACTGCATGATTAACGGCCTCGACAGTATTGGCCTGACCTTGCAGCACGATGCCGAGATTGGTGATTACGAAACCCGACAGCCCGCATTTTTGAATTAA
- the leuC gene encoding 3-isopropylmalate dehydratase large subunit encodes MSKTLYQKLFDAHVVHEAPNETPLLYIDRHLVHEVTSPQAFDGLRAHGRKVRQPSKTFATMDHNVSTQTKDINASGEMARIQMQELIKNCAEFGVQLYDLNHPFQGIVHVIGPEQGMTLPGMTIVCGDSHTATHGAFGALAFGIGTSEVEHVLATQTLKQGRAKTMKIEVVGEAATGITAKDIVLAIIGKTGSAGGTGHVVEFCGPAIEALSMEGRMTLCNMAIEMGAKAGLVAPDDITFNYLKGRQFAPKDANWDAAVDYWRSLKSDSDAQFDSVITLNAADIAPQVTWGTNPGQVMAVNELIPNPASFSDPVERASAEKALAYMDLQPGIKMTDVRIDKVFIGSCTNSRIEDLRAAAEIAKGRKVAAGVQAIVVPGSGPVKAQAEAEGLDKIFIEAGFEWRLPGCSMCLAMNNDRLNPGERCASTSNRNFEGRQGRGGRTHLLSPAMAAAAAVTGHFTDIRELH; translated from the coding sequence ATGAGCAAAACATTATACCAGAAGTTATTTGATGCACATGTCGTCCACGAAGCACCAAACGAAACGCCACTGCTGTATATCGATCGCCATTTAGTGCACGAAGTCACTTCACCACAGGCGTTCGATGGTCTGCGCGCGCACGGACGCAAAGTCCGTCAGCCGTCCAAGACCTTCGCCACCATGGACCATAACGTTTCGACCCAGACCAAAGACATTAACGCGTCTGGCGAGATGGCGCGTATCCAGATGCAGGAACTGATTAAGAACTGCGCCGAATTTGGCGTGCAGTTATACGACCTGAATCACCCGTTCCAGGGCATCGTACACGTGATTGGTCCTGAGCAAGGCATGACTTTGCCTGGCATGACGATTGTGTGTGGTGACTCCCACACCGCCACCCACGGCGCGTTCGGCGCGCTGGCATTTGGTATCGGCACCTCGGAAGTTGAGCATGTACTGGCTACCCAAACGCTGAAGCAGGGTCGTGCCAAAACCATGAAGATTGAAGTGGTTGGTGAAGCCGCAACCGGCATTACCGCGAAAGATATCGTGCTGGCAATTATCGGTAAAACCGGTAGCGCAGGCGGTACCGGCCATGTGGTGGAATTCTGTGGCCCGGCGATTGAAGCGCTGAGCATGGAAGGCCGTATGACGCTGTGTAATATGGCGATTGAGATGGGCGCAAAAGCCGGTCTGGTCGCACCGGACGATATTACTTTCAACTACCTGAAAGGACGCCAGTTCGCGCCGAAAGACGCCAACTGGGACGCCGCCGTTGACTACTGGCGCAGCCTGAAATCCGACAGCGATGCGCAGTTCGACAGCGTGATTACGCTGAATGCCGCCGATATCGCACCGCAAGTCACCTGGGGTACCAACCCAGGCCAGGTCATGGCGGTGAATGAGCTGATCCCGAATCCTGCCTCATTCAGCGATCCGGTTGAGCGCGCCTCAGCAGAAAAAGCGCTGGCTTATATGGACTTGCAGCCAGGCATCAAAATGACTGACGTACGCATCGATAAAGTGTTTATTGGTTCCTGCACTAACTCACGTATTGAAGATCTGCGTGCCGCAGCTGAAATTGCCAAAGGGCGTAAAGTGGCTGCTGGCGTGCAGGCGATTGTGGTACCGGGTTCCGGTCCGGTTAAAGCGCAGGCGGAAGCGGAAGGTCTGGATAAGATCTTTATCGAAGCCGGTTTTGAATGGCGTCTGCCGGGTTGCTCAATGTGTCTGGCGATGAATAACGACCGTCTGAATCCGGGCGAACGCTGTGCTTCCACCAGTAACCGTAACTTTGAAGGTCGTCAGGGACGCGGTGGACGTACTCACCTGCTGAGCCCGGCAATGGCTGCGGCAGCCGCCGTCACCGGTCACTTTACTGATATCCGCGAACTGCATTAA
- the leuB gene encoding 3-isopropylmalate dehydrogenase, whose amino-acid sequence MSKSYHIAVLPGDGIGPEVMAQASKVMDAIRQRFAMRITTSEYDVGGIAIDRHGAPLPAATVAGCEQADAILFGSVGGPKWEHLPPAEQPERGALLPLRKHFKLFSNLRPASLYKGLEAFCPLRRDIADNGFDILCVRELTGGIYFGQPKGREGSGMHERAFDTEVYHRFEIERIARIAFESARKRRSKVTSIDKANVLQTSVMWREIVSEIGKEYPDVQLSHMYIDNATMQLIKDPSQFDVLLCSNLFGDILSDECAMITGSMGMLPSASLNEQGFGLYEPAGGSAPDIAGKNIANPIAQILSLSLLLRYSLNADEAADAIERAINRALEEGFRTSDLAGDGQAISTDEMGSIIARFITEEK is encoded by the coding sequence ATGTCTAAGTCTTATCATATCGCTGTATTGCCGGGTGACGGCATTGGACCGGAAGTCATGGCGCAGGCGTCAAAGGTTATGGACGCCATTCGTCAGCGCTTTGCGATGCGCATCACTACCAGCGAATATGACGTCGGCGGTATCGCCATCGATCGTCACGGCGCTCCGCTGCCAGCGGCCACCGTTGCTGGCTGTGAGCAGGCTGACGCGATTCTGTTTGGCTCTGTTGGCGGCCCAAAATGGGAACATTTACCGCCGGCCGAACAGCCTGAGCGCGGCGCATTACTGCCGCTGCGTAAGCATTTCAAACTGTTCAGCAACCTGCGCCCGGCCAGCCTGTATAAAGGTCTGGAAGCATTCTGCCCGCTGCGTCGTGATATCGCCGATAACGGCTTTGATATTCTGTGCGTACGTGAACTGACCGGCGGCATCTATTTTGGTCAGCCAAAAGGCCGTGAAGGCAGCGGTATGCACGAACGCGCCTTCGACACCGAGGTTTATCACCGTTTCGAAATCGAACGTATTGCCCGCATCGCTTTCGAGTCAGCGCGTAAACGTCGCAGTAAAGTAACTTCCATCGATAAAGCTAACGTCTTGCAGACCTCGGTAATGTGGCGCGAAATCGTTAGTGAAATTGGTAAAGAGTATCCGGATGTGCAGCTGAGCCATATGTACATCGATAACGCCACCATGCAGCTGATTAAAGATCCGTCACAGTTTGACGTGCTGCTTTGTTCTAACCTGTTTGGTGACATTCTGTCGGATGAATGCGCGATGATCACCGGTTCGATGGGCATGCTGCCTTCCGCCAGCCTGAACGAACAGGGCTTTGGCTTGTATGAACCTGCTGGCGGCTCGGCGCCGGATATTGCCGGTAAAAATATTGCCAACCCGATTGCGCAAATTCTCTCGCTGTCACTGCTGCTGCGCTACAGCCTTAATGCAGATGAAGCGGCAGACGCCATTGAGCGCGCAATTAACCGTGCGCTGGAAGAAGGTTTCCGCACCAGCGACTTAGCGGGTGACGGACAGGCAATCAGCACTGATGAAATGGGTTCCATAATCGCCCGGTTCATCACCGAGGAAAAATAA
- the leuA gene encoding 2-isopropylmalate synthase yields the protein MSSQIIIFDTTLRDGEQALQASLSVKEKLQIALALERMGVDVMEVGFPVSSPGDFESVQTIARQIKNSRVCALARCVEKDIDAAYESLRIADAYRIHTFLATSPMHIATKLRSTLPEVIDRAVRMIKRARNYTDDVEFSCEDGGRTPIDDLCRVVEAAINAGATTINIPDTVGYTLPDEYSNIISSLIARVPNIDKAILSVHTHDDLGMAVGNSIAAIQAGARQVEGTLNGLGERAGNCALEEVIMAIKTRSQIMNVHTNIQHQEIYRTSQIVSQICNMPIPANKAVVGSNAFAHSSGIHQDGVLKNRENYEILTPESIGLHKVQLNLTSRSGRAAVKHRMEEMGYKEADYSLDALYDAFLKLADKKGQVFDYDLEALAFINKQNEEPEHFQLQEFNVQSGSSITATASVRLGCGDEEKSEAATGNGPVDAVYQAINRITEFDIELVKYQLTAKGHGKDALGQVDIVVNYNGRKFHGIGLATDIVESSAQAMINALNNIWRARQVEQELQRKSKNKEQKETV from the coding sequence ATGAGCTCACAAATTATTATTTTCGATACCACTCTGCGTGATGGTGAACAGGCATTACAGGCCAGTCTGAGTGTGAAAGAAAAACTGCAAATCGCGCTGGCGCTGGAGCGCATGGGCGTTGATGTGATGGAAGTCGGTTTCCCGGTCTCCTCACCAGGCGATTTCGAATCCGTGCAGACCATTGCGCGCCAGATTAAAAACAGCCGGGTTTGTGCGCTGGCACGCTGCGTAGAGAAAGATATCGACGCCGCGTATGAGTCACTGCGCATTGCTGATGCTTATCGTATCCACACCTTCCTGGCAACTTCGCCAATGCATATCGCTACTAAGCTGCGCAGCACTTTGCCGGAAGTGATTGATCGTGCAGTACGCATGATAAAACGGGCACGTAACTACACTGATGACGTGGAATTTTCCTGCGAAGATGGTGGCCGCACGCCGATTGACGATCTGTGTCGGGTGGTTGAAGCAGCAATTAATGCCGGTGCCACCACAATTAACATCCCGGATACCGTCGGTTATACCCTGCCAGATGAATACAGCAATATCATCTCTTCACTGATTGCCCGCGTGCCCAATATCGACAAAGCCATCCTGTCAGTGCATACCCACGACGATTTGGGTATGGCGGTCGGTAATTCTATCGCGGCAATTCAGGCTGGCGCCCGTCAGGTTGAAGGTACGCTGAACGGTCTGGGCGAGCGCGCCGGTAACTGTGCGCTGGAAGAAGTGATTATGGCGATTAAAACCCGCAGCCAGATTATGAATGTGCATACCAACATTCAGCATCAGGAAATCTACCGCACCAGCCAGATTGTCAGCCAGATCTGTAATATGCCGATTCCGGCGAACAAAGCGGTGGTCGGCTCCAACGCCTTCGCCCACTCCTCCGGTATTCACCAGGATGGCGTGCTGAAAAACCGTGAAAACTACGAAATCCTGACGCCAGAATCGATCGGTCTGCACAAAGTTCAGCTGAATCTGACCTCTCGCTCCGGTCGCGCAGCGGTTAAACACCGTATGGAAGAGATGGGCTATAAAGAAGCCGACTACAGCCTGGATGCACTGTACGACGCATTTCTGAAGCTGGCGGATAAAAAAGGCCAGGTATTCGATTACGACCTGGAAGCGCTGGCGTTTATCAACAAACAAAATGAAGAGCCGGAACATTTCCAGCTGCAAGAGTTTAACGTGCAGTCCGGCTCCAGTATCACCGCAACGGCTTCAGTACGTCTGGGCTGCGGTGACGAAGAGAAATCTGAAGCCGCGACCGGTAACGGCCCGGTGGATGCCGTCTATCAGGCAATCAACCGCATCACTGAATTTGATATCGAACTGGTGAAATATCAGCTGACCGCCAAAGGTCACGGTAAAGATGCGCTGGGCCAGGTGGATATCGTGGTTAACTATAATGGCCGTAAATTCCACGGCATTGGTCTGGCGACCGATATCGTTGAGTCATCGGCCCAGGCGATGATCAACGCCCTGAACAATATCTGGCGCGCACGTCAGGTCGAGCAAGAATTACAACGTAAATCGAAGAACAAAGAGCAAAAGGAAACGGTGTAA
- the leuL gene encoding leu operon leader peptide, with the protein MIRTNRLLGLLLNASNMRGRLVGGINH; encoded by the coding sequence ATGATTCGTACTAACCGCCTACTCGGTCTACTACTAAACGCATCCAATATGCGCGGTAGGCTTGTGGGCGGAATCAATCACTGA
- the ilvI gene encoding acetolactate synthase 3 large subunit — MEMLSGAEMVVRSLIDQGVKHVFGYPGGAVLDIYDALQTVGGVDHVLVRHEQGAVHMADGYARATGEVGVVLVTSGPGATNAITGIATAYMDSIPMVVLSGQVASSLIGYDAFQECDMVGISRPIVKHSFLVKHTEDIPGAIKKAFWLASSGRPGPVVIDLPKDILNPANKLPYAWPESVSMRSYHPTTQGHKGQIKRALNSLLAAKKPVIYAGGGVINSACHDELREIAEKLNLPVTTSLMGLGAFPATHRQSVGMLGMHGTYEANMTMHNADVIFAVGVRFDDRTTNNLAKYCPNATVLHIDIDPTSISKTVAADVPIVGDAKQVLEQMLELLAQSDATQNFDNLRDWWQSIDQWRSRQCLEFDRTSDKIKPQAVIETICRLTHGDAYVTSDVGQHQMFAALYYQFDKPRRWINSGGLGTMGFGLPAALGVKLALPNETVVCVTGDGSIQMNIQELSTALQYGLPVLVLNLNNRYLGMVKQWQDMIYSGRHSQSYMESLPDFVRLAEAYGHVGVAINHPQELEEKLTHALEELAKGRLVFVDVNVDGTEHVYPMHIRGGGMDEMWLSKTERT, encoded by the coding sequence ATGGAGATGTTGTCAGGAGCCGAGATGGTGGTCCGGTCGTTAATCGATCAGGGCGTAAAGCATGTGTTCGGTTATCCGGGCGGAGCGGTACTCGATATTTATGACGCTCTGCAAACGGTCGGTGGTGTTGACCATGTGCTGGTGCGCCATGAGCAGGGCGCGGTGCATATGGCCGATGGCTACGCGCGTGCCACCGGTGAAGTCGGTGTGGTGCTGGTGACGTCCGGTCCTGGTGCCACCAATGCGATTACCGGTATTGCTACCGCTTATATGGATTCGATTCCGATGGTGGTGCTGTCAGGTCAGGTAGCCTCGTCGCTGATTGGTTACGATGCCTTCCAGGAGTGCGATATGGTCGGTATTTCACGTCCAATCGTCAAACACAGCTTCCTGGTGAAACACACCGAAGATATTCCTGGCGCGATTAAAAAAGCCTTCTGGCTGGCGTCCAGCGGTCGCCCTGGCCCGGTGGTTATCGATCTGCCAAAAGATATTCTTAATCCGGCCAACAAACTGCCTTACGCCTGGCCCGAATCGGTCAGCATGCGCTCTTATCACCCGACCACTCAGGGTCATAAAGGGCAGATCAAACGCGCATTAAATAGCTTACTAGCGGCGAAAAAGCCGGTTATTTATGCCGGTGGCGGCGTAATCAATTCAGCCTGTCACGATGAGCTGCGCGAGATTGCGGAGAAACTCAATCTGCCGGTGACCACTTCCCTGATGGGGCTGGGGGCTTTTCCGGCCACGCACCGTCAGTCTGTTGGCATGCTCGGTATGCACGGCACCTATGAAGCCAATATGACGATGCATAACGCTGACGTTATCTTCGCCGTTGGCGTGCGTTTCGACGATCGCACCACCAATAATCTGGCGAAATATTGCCCGAATGCCACGGTGTTACATATCGATATCGACCCGACGTCGATTTCGAAAACCGTTGCCGCCGATGTGCCGATTGTCGGTGATGCGAAGCAGGTGCTGGAGCAGATGCTGGAACTGCTGGCGCAATCCGATGCGACGCAGAACTTTGATAACCTGCGCGACTGGTGGCAGAGCATCGATCAGTGGCGTTCTCGTCAGTGCCTGGAGTTCGATCGCACCAGCGATAAAATCAAGCCACAAGCGGTGATCGAGACCATTTGTCGTCTGACGCACGGTGATGCTTATGTAACTTCCGACGTTGGTCAGCATCAGATGTTTGCCGCGCTTTACTACCAGTTTGATAAGCCGCGTCGCTGGATCAACTCCGGTGGGCTGGGCACCATGGGCTTTGGCCTGCCCGCTGCACTGGGCGTTAAGTTGGCGCTGCCGAATGAAACCGTGGTCTGCGTGACTGGCGATGGCAGTATTCAGATGAATATTCAGGAGCTGTCGACCGCGCTGCAATATGGCCTGCCGGTGCTGGTTCTGAATCTGAACAACCGCTACCTTGGTATGGTGAAGCAGTGGCAGGATATGATCTATTCCGGACGCCATTCGCAATCCTATATGGAATCACTGCCTGATTTTGTGCGCCTGGCGGAAGCCTATGGTCACGTTGGCGTGGCGATTAACCATCCGCAAGAGCTGGAAGAGAAACTGACACACGCGCTGGAAGAATTGGCAAAAGGGCGTCTGGTATTTGTTGATGTTAATGTCGACGGTACCGAGCACGTTTACCCGATGCATATTCGCGGCGGTGGTATGGACGAGATGTGGCTGAGCAAAACGGAGAGGACATAA
- the ilvN gene encoding acetolactate synthase small subunit: protein MRRILSVLLENESGALSRVVGLFSQRGYNIESLTVAPTDDPTLSRMTIQTVGDEKVLEQIEKQLHKLVDVLRVSELCKGSHVEREIMLVKIQASGYGREEVKRSTEIFRGQIIDVTPALYTVQLAGTSDKLDAFLNTVREVAEIVEIARSGIVGVSRGGDRILR from the coding sequence ATGCGTCGCATTTTATCAGTATTGCTGGAGAACGAGTCCGGCGCATTGTCCCGCGTGGTTGGCCTGTTTTCCCAGCGCGGTTACAACATTGAAAGCCTGACGGTGGCACCGACCGATGATCCGACGCTCTCACGCATGACGATTCAGACCGTCGGTGATGAGAAAGTGCTGGAGCAGATTGAGAAGCAACTGCACAAGCTGGTGGATGTACTGCGGGTCAGCGAGCTGTGCAAAGGATCGCATGTTGAGCGTGAAATCATGCTGGTGAAGATTCAGGCCAGCGGTTACGGTCGTGAGGAAGTGAAGCGCAGCACGGAAATTTTCCGTGGGCAAATCATCGATGTGACGCCTGCGCTTTACACGGTTCAGCTGGCAGGTACCAGTGACAAGCTCGATGCCTTCCTGAATACCGTACGTGAAGTCGCGGAAATTGTTGAAATCGCGCGCTCGGGTATCGTTGGTGTGTCGCGCGGTGGTGACCGCATTCTGCGCTGA